The genomic region ACAAGCTCGGCACCGCCAAATGGCGCGCTCTGGGCCTGGAGTTCACCCTCGACGACACCCCGATGCCGACCCGCGACCAGGTGGCCGCGGCTCGCGCGGGGTTCGCCGCCCACGGGTTGCACGCCGTCTGATCGCGCCTGCCACACCCGCTCCCCGGTACGGTCGAGCCTCACGGCTCGTTGACCGACCGGGGAGCTTCGTCGTGCTCGCGCCGCGTGCCCTGATGGAGCGGCGGCGCGGTTCCGGGCTCCGGAGCATGGTTGCGGGGCAGCGACCGGGAGCTCTGCAACGCAAAAGCGCAGTGGCCGGCCGCGATCGCGTCGCGGTCGGCCACTGCGATGTGGTGGGAGCTCAGCGCAGCCAGGAGTGGTCACGCACGACCGGGAGAGCGGCCCAGCGGCGGCTCAGCCCCCTGCCGTCACTTGCGGTGCATGGTGTGCAGGGCCTGGGCCAGAACGTGCGGGTCGTGGTGGCCCTTGTGGACGGCGGGCGGCTGCTTGTCGAGGCCGAGGAGCTGCGCCACCGCGGTCCAGGCGGTGCGCACGGAGTACTCGACGGTGAAGACGACGTCGTCCGGGACCTCGGCGTACTGGCCGATGAAGGCGAGGTTGGTGGAGCCCTTCGGGACGACCTGCGGGCGGTCGCCGTGGCTGCGGACCAGGAACTGGCTGGTGATGTAGGGCATCAGGCAGGGGACGACGGTGGATGCCTCGGCGACGCGCCCGGCGGTGGCGGCATCCACGGCCAGGTGGTGCAGAACCTCCTGGAGGATCTCCTCCCCGCTGCACTCCCGCATGGGCTTCTGGACGTACGTTCCGGGCTTGTCAGGGAAGAGCCCGTAGCCCCACCAGACGGACACGCCCTCGGGCTGCTGCTGGTAGACCGGCTGGCGGTTGACCACGACGGTGAGCAGCCAAGGGGATTCGGTGAGGGTGAGCAGGCCGCCGCGGCCGGTGGCACGGCCGGTGAACGTCTCCATCCAGTCCAGGAAGGCCGGGTCCTTTGCGGTGACGGTGAAGGACTCCCAGGTGGAGTCGGTGACACTGCGGTCGAACACCTCCGGGCGGCCGAAGTTCTCGCGGCCGCGGGCGATGCGGTGCCACAGCAGGAAGGAGGAGGGGCTGCGCGAGGTGCGCGGGCCTTCCGGCGGGGTGGTGTGCGAGCCGAGGCTGGAGTCCGCGGTCATCGAGCCGTTGGTGACGAACACCAGGTCCTCCGGGGCAACCGGCAGGTCGGCGTGGGCACCCGCGAAGTGGATCCGCTCGACGCTGGTGCCCGTCCCCGCCCGGAAGGACAGGTCGGTCACCCGGTGGCCGGTGTGGATCCGCACCCCGTGCTCCAGCAGCCAGGCGGTCAGCGGGCGGACGATCGAGTCGTACTGGTTGTACCGGGTGCGGTGGATCCCGGACATCGTCT from Kitasatospora azatica KCTC 9699 harbors:
- a CDS encoding oleate hydratase, whose amino-acid sequence is MAKAYLVGSGIAALSAAAFLIRDGGFAGSDIHVFEEQEEVGGSLDAGGNPEAGYTMRGGRMFEAQFRCTYDLLSGIPSLDDPSVSVTQDVYDSHQESPWDDATRLVGAGGAIRDGHAMGFSERHRLELVACLATPERMLDGKRITDCFSGDFFTTDFWYMWCTTFAFEPWHSAIEFRRYLLRFVHLFPEFETMSGIHRTRYNQYDSIVRPLTAWLLEHGVRIHTGHRVTDLSFRAGTGTSVERIHFAGAHADLPVAPEDLVFVTNGSMTADSSLGSHTTPPEGPRTSRSPSSFLLWHRIARGRENFGRPEVFDRSVTDSTWESFTVTAKDPAFLDWMETFTGRATGRGGLLTLTESPWLLTVVVNRQPVYQQQPEGVSVWWGYGLFPDKPGTYVQKPMRECSGEEILQEVLHHLAVDAATAGRVAEASTVVPCLMPYITSQFLVRSHGDRPQVVPKGSTNLAFIGQYAEVPDDVVFTVEYSVRTAWTAVAQLLGLDKQPPAVHKGHHDPHVLAQALHTMHRK